In one Leptotrichia sp. OH3620_COT-345 genomic region, the following are encoded:
- a CDS encoding ABC transporter substrate-binding protein, whose protein sequence is MKRNFMKKILTGVLFAFVLMACGGGKQEKAGEKKLDPNQKVTIKYWSFPNFTSDGEFKTPEEYDAALIKAFEEKNPNIKVEYQKIDFTDGPAKIETAIQAKSNPDVVIDAPGRIIDWAKKGYLAPFENVDTSKYSKVITEASSFENKLYLYPLGTAPFVMAVNKKLTDRLGVTELLPLNKPGRNWTVAEFEKFLKAVKSKDSSVDPVLFYTKSQAGDQGPRAFVSNLYNSWITDEGITKYTINDENGVKSLTWIKKAYDEGLLGKGVSAEAKDALEAFRSGKAVITILYSPGLKGQDKEVIAKGDLEPVFLPFPNESGQAKFEFLLAGAAVFDNGDNAKVAAAQKFVDFVVNDPVWGERNLKATNNFSPSGKAGIYGDDPEVKYLESLVGFYGPYYNTIDGYAQMRPLWFNMVQAVLNGQSEVKAGLDKFAEDANKTVSDAK, encoded by the coding sequence ATGAAAAGAAATTTCATGAAGAAAATATTAACAGGAGTGTTATTCGCTTTTGTTCTCATGGCATGTGGAGGAGGAAAACAGGAAAAAGCTGGTGAGAAAAAACTGGATCCCAACCAAAAAGTTACTATTAAATATTGGTCTTTTCCGAATTTTACTTCAGATGGAGAATTTAAAACTCCTGAAGAATATGATGCAGCTCTAATTAAAGCATTTGAAGAAAAAAATCCGAACATTAAAGTTGAATATCAGAAAATTGATTTTACCGATGGACCTGCTAAAATTGAAACTGCAATTCAGGCTAAGTCAAATCCCGATGTTGTAATAGATGCCCCGGGAAGAATTATCGACTGGGCTAAAAAAGGGTATTTGGCACCTTTTGAAAATGTAGATACTTCAAAATATTCAAAAGTTATTACAGAAGCAAGCAGTTTTGAAAATAAGCTTTATTTATATCCTTTGGGAACAGCTCCTTTCGTTATGGCGGTTAATAAAAAATTGACAGATAGATTGGGAGTTACTGAACTTCTCCCGTTGAATAAGCCGGGAAGAAACTGGACGGTAGCTGAATTTGAAAAATTTTTAAAAGCGGTAAAATCTAAAGATTCTTCTGTTGACCCTGTATTGTTTTATACGAAAAGCCAGGCAGGAGATCAGGGACCGAGAGCATTTGTTTCAAATTTATATAATTCATGGATAACAGATGAAGGAATTACAAAATATACAATAAATGATGAGAATGGTGTAAAATCACTGACATGGATAAAAAAAGCTTATGATGAAGGCTTATTAGGGAAAGGAGTTTCTGCCGAAGCAAAAGACGCATTGGAAGCTTTCAGAAGTGGGAAAGCCGTAATAACAATTCTTTATTCTCCGGGATTAAAAGGGCAGGATAAAGAAGTTATCGCAAAAGGAGACTTGGAACCTGTATTTCTACCGTTTCCTAATGAATCAGGACAGGCAAAATTTGAATTTTTGCTTGCAGGAGCAGCAGTATTTGATAATGGAGATAATGCAAAAGTAGCAGCAGCTCAAAAATTTGTTGACTTTGTTGTAAATGATCCTGTGTGGGGTGAAAGAAACTTAAAGGCCACAAATAATTTTTCTCCTTCAGGAAAAGCCGGAATATACGGTGATGATCCGGAAGTTAAATATCTGGAATCTCTTGTAGGTTTCTATGGACCTTATTATAATACAATAGACGGATATGCACAAATGAGACCACTTTGGTTCAATATGGTTCAGGCAGTATTAAACGGTCAGTCTGAAGTGAAAGCGGGATTGGACAAATTTGCCGAAGAT
- the celB gene encoding PTS cellobiose transporter subunit IIC, which yields MANFMDKFTKSLEEKLMPLAAKVANQRHLAAIKDGIIITVPIVIIGSVFLILAALPIPAVANFYATPLGATIQKWLLYPVSVTFDMIGIITCMGVAYRLSEYYKLDGISGAIISFVSFLLVTPFTITFTHEQYGELTATGIPLSRTGSAGLFVGIIMAILAVEIFNFIVKKNLVIKMPDMVPPAVSKTFVALIPGFIIVLVSLLIRIGFENTGFGNIHEVVTKLLTKPLTAIGGSYFGVVIVTILIHLLWTCGLHGANIVTGIVYPALYVLLDENRLAFSQGKPIQHVVTPQFFDIFQSMGGSGATFSLALMLLFWAKSKQLKEIGKLSIGPACFNINEPILFGLPIVMNPLLIIPFILAPLAAVTITYWTMKLGIVAKPTGIAIPWTTPPIISGYLVTGGKISGAVVQIVNFFVTGIIYYPFFKMWDSKKLQEESGEI from the coding sequence ATGGCAAATTTTATGGATAAATTTACGAAAAGCCTTGAAGAAAAATTGATGCCTTTAGCGGCAAAAGTTGCAAATCAAAGACATCTTGCAGCAATAAAAGATGGAATTATAATAACGGTTCCTATTGTTATAATAGGTTCTGTATTTTTAATACTTGCAGCTCTTCCTATACCTGCAGTTGCAAACTTTTATGCTACACCTTTAGGAGCTACAATACAGAAATGGTTACTTTATCCTGTTTCCGTAACATTTGATATGATAGGTATTATAACATGTATGGGAGTTGCATACCGTTTATCTGAATATTATAAACTGGATGGAATATCAGGAGCAATAATATCATTTGTATCTTTTTTACTTGTGACTCCTTTTACCATAACATTCACTCATGAACAGTACGGTGAACTCACAGCCACAGGAATACCTTTAAGTCGTACAGGAAGTGCAGGACTTTTTGTAGGAATAATAATGGCTATTTTAGCAGTTGAGATATTTAACTTTATAGTAAAGAAAAATCTTGTAATAAAAATGCCTGACATGGTTCCTCCTGCAGTTTCTAAAACGTTTGTTGCCTTAATTCCCGGATTTATAATAGTTCTGGTATCTTTATTAATAAGAATAGGATTTGAAAATACAGGATTCGGAAATATACATGAAGTAGTAACAAAATTACTGACAAAACCTTTAACAGCAATAGGAGGATCGTATTTTGGAGTAGTTATAGTGACAATATTGATACATCTTTTATGGACATGTGGACTGCATGGAGCAAATATAGTAACGGGAATTGTATATCCTGCACTTTATGTATTACTTGATGAAAACAGGTTAGCATTTTCACAGGGGAAACCTATACAACATGTAGTTACTCCTCAGTTTTTTGATATATTTCAGTCAATGGGAGGTTCGGGAGCTACATTTTCCCTCGCATTAATGTTGTTATTTTGGGCAAAAAGTAAACAGCTCAAGGAAATAGGTAAACTGTCAATAGGTCCTGCATGTTTTAATATAAATGAACCTATACTGTTCGGGTTACCGATAGTAATGAATCCTTTATTAATAATACCGTTTATACTGGCTCCTTTAGCTGCGGTTACAATAACGTATTGGACTATGAAACTCGGTATTGTTGCAAAACCTACGGGAATTGCTATTCCATGGACAACTCCTCCTATAATTTCAGGATATCTCGTTACCGGAGGAAAAATTTCGGGAGCAGTTGTGCAGATTGTGAATTTCTTTGTAACAGGAATTATATATTATCCTTTCTTTAAAATGTGGGATAGTAAAAAGTTGCAGGAAGAAAGCGGAGAAATATAA
- a CDS encoding PTS sugar transporter subunit IIB, translated as MKKILLCCAAGMSTSLLVNKMKAAAEAKGEEVEIWAEPLDKAATEIPKSDVVLLGPQVKYALPELKKIADEHGKKIEAINMVDYGMMNGTKVLEAALKLLG; from the coding sequence ATGAAAAAAATTTTATTATGCTGTGCAGCGGGAATGTCAACAAGCCTACTTGTAAATAAGATGAAAGCGGCAGCAGAAGCTAAAGGGGAAGAAGTTGAAATATGGGCAGAGCCTCTTGATAAAGCTGCAACTGAAATACCTAAATCAGATGTTGTATTGTTAGGCCCTCAAGTTAAGTATGCTTTACCTGAATTAAAAAAAATAGCCGATGAGCATGGGAAAAAAATAGAAGCAATTAATATGGTAGATTATGGAATGATGAATGGTACGAAAGTTTTGGAAGCAGCTTTAAAATTACTTGGATAA
- a CDS encoding zinc ribbon domain-containing protein, whose amino-acid sequence MIILFGTKTIYKDMGIVGNYECSRCHNVSEWKFMEYRNWFTLFFIPVFPISRKHEYLQCPICNQAYTVPDDVK is encoded by the coding sequence ATGATAATACTTTTCGGAACAAAAACAATATATAAGGATATGGGAATTGTAGGAAATTATGAATGTTCTAGATGTCATAATGTGTCTGAATGGAAGTTCATGGAATATAGAAATTGGTTTACACTGTTTTTTATACCGGTATTTCCTATAAGCAGAAAGCACGAATATTTACAATGCCCTATTTGTAATCAGGCATATACTGTACCTGATGATGTGAAATAA
- the aspS gene encoding aspartate--tRNA ligase, whose protein sequence is MYRTYKLNELRIENTGEEVILSGWISKIRDKGHFVFIDLRDRYGITQIFVNEEISGKELFEKVKKYKNEWVIKVKGTVVERSSKNSEIPTGDIEIQAKNIEVLSRSKSLPFETDETGNLNENLRLTYRYLDIRRPRMLNNIIKRNDMLFSIRKFMNENGFLDIDTPILAKATPEGARDFIVPSRTNKGNFYALPQSPQLFKQILMVAGVDKYYQIAKCFRDEDLRADRQPEFTQLDVEMSFVGQEDIINITEKLVKKVFKDVTGKEVNEKFERMTYDYAMENYGSDKPDLRFDMKLINLSEETETCGFSVFENTVKEGGYVKALVAPNGEKFTRKYIKDLEDYLKVYFKAKGLAYIKKDENGQINSPIVKFFSEDTLEKILKKLNIKNNETAFILADKYKTVHDGLGALRLKLGEEFDLIDKDVYKFLWIVDFPMFEWSEEENRYKAQHHPFTSIKIEDRKYLDTNELEKIKTDSYDMILNGYEIGGGSIRIHDNELQEKVFEKLGLGKEELKDKFGFFLEVLKYGVPPHGGLAFGIDRWLMAMLKETSIKEVIPFPKTNKGQDLMTGAPAEVEEKVLKEDLQLKLLEINKD, encoded by the coding sequence ATGTATAGGACCTATAAGTTAAACGAATTAAGAATTGAAAATACAGGAGAAGAAGTTATATTATCAGGATGGATTTCAAAAATAAGAGATAAAGGGCACTTTGTATTTATTGATTTAAGGGATAGATATGGAATTACTCAAATATTTGTAAATGAAGAAATTTCAGGAAAAGAACTGTTTGAAAAAGTAAAAAAATATAAAAATGAGTGGGTAATAAAAGTAAAAGGAACAGTTGTAGAAAGAAGCAGCAAAAATTCAGAAATTCCTACAGGGGATATTGAAATACAAGCAAAAAACATAGAAGTTTTAAGTCGATCAAAATCCCTTCCTTTTGAAACGGATGAAACCGGAAATTTAAATGAAAATTTAAGACTCACTTACAGATATTTAGATATAAGAAGACCCAGAATGTTAAATAATATTATAAAAAGAAATGATATGTTGTTTTCTATAAGAAAATTTATGAATGAAAACGGGTTTCTTGATATTGATACCCCCATACTTGCCAAAGCTACCCCTGAAGGAGCCAGAGATTTTATAGTTCCGAGTAGAACAAATAAAGGAAATTTCTATGCATTGCCTCAATCTCCTCAGCTATTCAAACAGATACTTATGGTAGCGGGTGTTGATAAATATTATCAAATTGCAAAGTGTTTCAGAGATGAGGATTTAAGGGCGGACAGACAGCCTGAATTTACACAGCTTGATGTCGAAATGTCCTTTGTAGGTCAGGAAGATATAATAAATATAACTGAAAAACTTGTAAAAAAAGTGTTTAAAGATGTTACAGGAAAAGAAGTAAATGAAAAATTTGAAAGAATGACTTATGATTATGCAATGGAAAATTACGGTTCGGATAAACCCGATTTAAGATTTGATATGAAACTTATAAATTTATCTGAAGAAACTGAAACATGCGGGTTTTCAGTATTTGAAAATACAGTTAAAGAAGGAGGATATGTCAAAGCTTTAGTCGCTCCGAACGGAGAGAAATTTACACGGAAATATATTAAAGATTTGGAGGATTATCTAAAAGTATACTTCAAAGCAAAAGGGCTGGCATATATAAAGAAAGATGAAAACGGACAGATAAATTCACCTATTGTAAAGTTTTTCAGTGAAGATACTTTAGAAAAAATTCTTAAAAAACTGAACATAAAAAATAATGAAACGGCATTCATTTTAGCAGATAAATACAAGACTGTTCATGATGGGCTTGGAGCTTTAAGATTAAAGCTTGGAGAAGAATTTGATTTAATCGATAAGGATGTTTATAAATTTTTATGGATAGTAGATTTTCCAATGTTTGAATGGAGTGAGGAAGAAAACAGATATAAAGCTCAGCATCATCCTTTTACTTCAATAAAAATTGAAGACAGGAAATATCTGGATACAAATGAGCTTGAAAAAATAAAGACGGATTCTTATGATATGATACTAAACGGATACGAAATCGGAGGAGGAAGTATAAGAATACATGATAATGAGTTGCAGGAAAAAGTTTTTGAAAAACTTGGACTTGGCAAGGAGGAATTGAAAGATAAATTCGGATTTTTTCTTGAAGTTTTGAAATATGGGGTTCCTCCTCATGGAGGTTTGGCATTCGGTATAGACAGATGGCTCATGGCAATGCTTAAAGAAACCTCCATAAAAGAAGTAATACCGTTTCCTAAAACAAACAAAGGTCAGGATCTTATGACAGGAGCTCCTGCAGAAGTGGAAGAAAAAGTACTTAAAGAAGATTTACAGTTAAAACTGTTGGAAATAAACAAAGATTAG
- the hisS gene encoding histidine--tRNA ligase, with the protein MINILKGMKDRHSDDVKKYDFIMDTAKKIFSKYNFEKIITPILEETELFRRSVGDETDVVSKEMYDFIDKGGRSVTMRPEGTAGVVRAYLEAGFHKADPIVKWYYNGPMYRYEAPQKGRYREFHQVGTEVFGIRNPYLDAEIIKMGCDFLEELGIKDLTVELNSLGNVESRKRYINDLKDFMAQRFDKLSEDSKRRYEKNPLRALDSKDKGDQEQFKDAPKLYDYLDEESREYFEEMKKYLEIMGISYKENPKLVRGLDYYSDTVFEIKSDKLGAQSTVLAGGRYDRLLEIMGKVKIPGIGFAAGMERIAMLMDDSLIKEEKKGVYIIYFNETKEYFIKIADIMRQNNIKINFDYNPKSFNAQIKKANKINVEYVIILGEEEKDENIVTLKNFITGEQKKYSVDEVVNIIK; encoded by the coding sequence GTGATAAATATTTTAAAAGGAATGAAAGACAGGCACTCAGATGATGTAAAAAAGTATGATTTTATAATGGATACAGCAAAGAAAATTTTTTCAAAATACAATTTTGAAAAGATAATAACTCCTATTCTTGAAGAAACTGAGCTTTTCAGAAGAAGTGTAGGAGATGAAACAGATGTAGTTTCCAAAGAAATGTATGATTTTATAGATAAAGGAGGACGTAGTGTCACTATGCGTCCTGAAGGTACAGCAGGAGTTGTAAGAGCTTATCTTGAAGCAGGATTTCATAAAGCGGACCCTATTGTAAAATGGTATTATAACGGCCCCATGTATAGATATGAAGCTCCACAAAAAGGAAGATATAGAGAATTTCACCAAGTCGGAACGGAAGTATTCGGAATAAGAAATCCTTATTTAGATGCTGAAATTATAAAAATGGGTTGCGATTTTCTGGAAGAACTGGGAATAAAAGATTTAACGGTAGAATTAAACAGTCTTGGAAATGTCGAATCAAGAAAAAGATATATAAATGATTTAAAAGACTTTATGGCTCAAAGATTTGACAAACTTAGTGAAGATTCCAAAAGAAGATATGAAAAAAATCCATTGAGAGCACTTGATTCCAAAGATAAAGGGGATCAGGAACAATTTAAAGATGCTCCTAAATTATATGATTACCTTGATGAAGAAAGCAGAGAATATTTTGAAGAAATGAAAAAATATCTTGAAATAATGGGAATAAGTTATAAAGAAAATCCTAAACTTGTAAGGGGATTAGACTATTATTCGGATACCGTATTTGAAATAAAGTCAGATAAACTGGGAGCACAGTCGACTGTTCTGGCAGGTGGAAGATATGACAGATTACTCGAAATAATGGGGAAGGTAAAAATACCCGGAATAGGATTTGCAGCAGGGATGGAAAGAATAGCGATGCTTATGGATGATTCTTTGATAAAAGAAGAGAAAAAAGGAGTTTATATAATATATTTTAATGAAACAAAAGAATATTTCATAAAAATAGCGGATATAATGAGACAAAATAATATAAAAATAAATTTTGATTATAATCCGAAAAGTTTTAATGCTCAAATAAAAAAAGCCAATAAAATAAATGTTGAATATGTCATAATATTAGGTGAAGAAGAAAAAGATGAAAATATTGTGACACTTAAAAATTTTATTACAGGAGAACAGAAAAAATACTCTGTTGATGAAGTTGTAAATATTATAAAATAA
- a CDS encoding thymidylate kinase gives MGKLIIIEGTDGSGKQTQTALLYEKLCEIKGKKNIKKISFPNYESKASEPVKMYLAGEFGKNVDSVNAYAASLFYSVDRYASFKKEWEKFYNKGGIVISDRYTTSNMVHQTPKIKNEEEREKFLEWLTDLEWKKISIPKPDLVFFLDVPFEFSQKLMKERNNKITGEEKKDIHESDKEYLKSAYNLAKELAIKYNWIIISCVKDNKLKSVEEINNEIMEKIIHNI, from the coding sequence ATGGGAAAACTTATAATCATTGAAGGAACGGATGGAAGTGGAAAACAAACCCAAACCGCCCTTTTATATGAAAAATTGTGTGAAATAAAAGGAAAGAAAAACATAAAAAAAATATCCTTTCCAAATTATGAAAGTAAGGCTTCAGAACCTGTAAAAATGTATCTTGCAGGAGAATTTGGAAAAAATGTAGACAGTGTGAATGCGTATGCAGCCTCATTATTTTATTCGGTAGACAGATATGCTTCCTTTAAAAAAGAATGGGAAAAATTTTATAATAAGGGCGGAATAGTAATAAGTGACAGATACACCACATCAAATATGGTGCATCAGACTCCGAAAATAAAAAATGAAGAAGAAAGAGAAAAATTTTTGGAATGGCTTACGGATTTGGAATGGAAGAAAATTTCCATACCGAAACCGGATTTGGTGTTTTTTTTGGATGTTCCTTTTGAATTCAGTCAGAAGCTGATGAAAGAAAGGAATAACAAAATAACAGGGGAAGAAAAAAAGGACATACATGAAAGTGATAAGGAGTATCTGAAAAGTGCTTATAACCTTGCAAAAGAGCTTGCCATAAAATATAACTGGATAATAATATCCTGCGTAAAAGATAATAAATTAAAATCAGTTGAAGAAATAAACAATGAAATAATGGAAAAAATAATACATAATATTTAA